In Stomoxys calcitrans chromosome 2, idStoCalc2.1, whole genome shotgun sequence, the following proteins share a genomic window:
- the LOC131994764 gene encoding uncharacterized protein LOC131994764, producing MSANVKLEKDPNNEEEREKVDEKVYQELIGYLLYVALHSRPDIACAVNMLSQFSKDPRKQQHYNAALPVIRYLSTTRNAAIIYKKNSAPLMGFCDANWAQDINDRKSQTGFCFLLAGGAVTWESKKQKVVAHSSAEAEYIALTESAKEASYLS from the coding sequence ATGTCTGCAAATGTGAAACTAGAAAAGGACCCAAACAATGAAGAAGAAAGGGAAAAAGTGGATGAAAAAGTCTATCAAGAATTAATTGGTTATTTATTGTACGTAGCATTGCATAGTAGACCAGATATTGCATGTGCAGTTAACATGTTATCGCAATTTTCAAAAGACCCCCGGAAACAACAGCATTATAATGCTGCTTTGCCAGTAATAAGGTACTTGAGTACAACAAGGAATGCagcaataatatataaaaagaatTCGGCACCTCTCATGGGATTCTGTGACGCCAattgggctcaagatatcaatgaTAGGAAATCTCAAACTGGGTTCTGTTTTCTCCTAGCAGGTGGAGCGGTCACCTGGGaatccaaaaaacaaaaggtGGTTGCACATTCTAGTGCTGAAGCGGAATATATTGCTTTGACTGAATCAGCTAAAGAAGCCTCATATTTAAGTTAA